A single region of the Nicotiana sylvestris chromosome 6, ASM39365v2, whole genome shotgun sequence genome encodes:
- the LOC138871066 gene encoding uncharacterized mitochondrial protein AtMg00810-like: MVTVRVVLFMETMYGWHLHQIDVFNAFLEMDLIEVVKVDGHTMSIIVNVDDLLITGSFASLIQDIKALLQHHFNIKDLGEMKYFLGLEIARSKAVISICQRKFALDLISERGLVGSELVSTPLGVNQRLTSESFDRRLAADAIDR, encoded by the exons ATGGTCACAGTTAGAGTTGTTCTTTTCATGGAAACCATGTATGGTTGGCATCTTCACCAGATAGATGTCTTCAATGCTTTTTTGGAAATGGATTTGATAGAGGTTGT GAAAGTTGATGGTCATACTATGAGTATTATTGTAAATGTGGATGATCTTTTGATCACTGGTTCTTTTGCTTCCCTTATTCAGGACATTAAGGCCTTACTTCAGCATCATTTCAATATCAAGGACCTAGGGGAGATGAAGTACTTCCTTGGTCTTGAAATAGCTAGAAGTAAGGCTGTCATTTCTATTTGTCAAAGGAAGTTTGCTTTGGATTTAATTTCAGAGCGAGGATTGGTAGGATCCGAACTTGTTAGCACACCCTTGGGGGTAAATCAGAGACTCACAAGTGAGTCATTTGATAGAAGACTTGCAGCTGATGCTATAGATAGATGA